In Scophthalmus maximus strain ysfricsl-2021 chromosome 5, ASM2237912v1, whole genome shotgun sequence, a single window of DNA contains:
- the bcl10 gene encoding B-cell lymphoma/leukemia 10 isoform X2 — MKEKEIDRRPRKSSFNHFTFGRRSSPRNTWISTLRVRGMDVPHLTEDEMAEIKKDVLTRLRHYLCDKIRAERHLDYLRSRRILTRDDAEEISCRTTQTKRTATLLDTLAENPRGLDALIDSIRELRSQNFIITKITDEVQKVKNEKIESLRGAASSSPSDSNLSTPSSTSDLPTTFSNNSTLLFHPDGERSHSTLDVAGSLNLPSLQRGGDLSSVAGASIPAASSTTSSSLPRPGDPGAPPLPDEEMVESPSSIDVAAPGCTSSGGDPNFQPLRSRSLTPTFHSHMF; from the exons ATGAAGGAGAAGGAAATCGATCGACGCCCACGAAAGAGCTCCTTTAATCACTTTACGTTTGGTCGTCGCTCGTCACCCCGGAACACCTGGATTTCCACCTTGCGGGTGAGAGGGATGGATGTTCCTCACCTCACTGAAGACGAGATGGCAGAGATTAAAAAAGAC GTGCTGACCCGACTGCGGCACTACCTCTGCGACAAGATCCGGGCCGAGCGCCACCTCGACTACCTGCGCTCGCGCAGGATCCTGACGCGGGACGACGCCGAGGAGATCAGCTGCAGGACCACGCAGACCAAGAGGACGGCCACGCTGCTGGACACCCTGGCCGAAAACCCCCGGGGCCTGGACGCCCTGATCGACTCCATCAGGGAGCTGCGCTCGCAAAACTTTATCATCACCAAGATCACGGACGAGGTGCAAAAGGTCAAAAATGAGAAGATCGAGTCGCTCAGAG GGGCTGCTTCCAGTTCCCCATCTGACAGCAACCTCAGCACCCCGAGCTCGACCAGCGACCTCCCCACTACATTCTCCAACAACTCCACCCTGCTTTTCCACCCCGACGGAGAACGAAGTCACTCCACCTTAGACGTCGCAGGCTCACTCAATCTGCCGTCGTTGCAGAGAGGTGGAGACTTGTCCTCCGTGGCTGGTGCCAGCATCCCCGCGGCCTCCTCCACAACCTCCTCCAGCCTCCCGAGGCCCGGAGACCCCGGAGCTCCTCCGCTGCCGGACGAGGAGATGGTGGAATCCCCCTCCAGCATTGATGTCGCTGCGCCGGGGTGCACCAGCAGCGGAGGCGACCCGAACTTCCAGCCCCTGAGGTCGCGCTCGCTCACCCCAACGTTCCATAGTCACATGTTTTAA
- the bcl10 gene encoding B-cell lymphoma/leukemia 10 isoform X1: protein MKEKEIDRRPRKSSFNHFTFGRRSSPRNTWISTLRVRGMDVPHLTEDEMAEIKKDVLTRLRHYLCDKIRAERHLDYLRSRRILTRDDAEEISCRTTQTKRTATLLDTLAENPRGLDALIDSIRELRSQNFIITKITDEVQKVKNEKIESLRAGAASSSPSDSNLSTPSSTSDLPTTFSNNSTLLFHPDGERSHSTLDVAGSLNLPSLQRGGDLSSVAGASIPAASSTTSSSLPRPGDPGAPPLPDEEMVESPSSIDVAAPGCTSSGGDPNFQPLRSRSLTPTFHSHMF from the exons ATGAAGGAGAAGGAAATCGATCGACGCCCACGAAAGAGCTCCTTTAATCACTTTACGTTTGGTCGTCGCTCGTCACCCCGGAACACCTGGATTTCCACCTTGCGGGTGAGAGGGATGGATGTTCCTCACCTCACTGAAGACGAGATGGCAGAGATTAAAAAAGAC GTGCTGACCCGACTGCGGCACTACCTCTGCGACAAGATCCGGGCCGAGCGCCACCTCGACTACCTGCGCTCGCGCAGGATCCTGACGCGGGACGACGCCGAGGAGATCAGCTGCAGGACCACGCAGACCAAGAGGACGGCCACGCTGCTGGACACCCTGGCCGAAAACCCCCGGGGCCTGGACGCCCTGATCGACTCCATCAGGGAGCTGCGCTCGCAAAACTTTATCATCACCAAGATCACGGACGAGGTGCAAAAGGTCAAAAATGAGAAGATCGAGTCGCTCAGAG CAGGGGCTGCTTCCAGTTCCCCATCTGACAGCAACCTCAGCACCCCGAGCTCGACCAGCGACCTCCCCACTACATTCTCCAACAACTCCACCCTGCTTTTCCACCCCGACGGAGAACGAAGTCACTCCACCTTAGACGTCGCAGGCTCACTCAATCTGCCGTCGTTGCAGAGAGGTGGAGACTTGTCCTCCGTGGCTGGTGCCAGCATCCCCGCGGCCTCCTCCACAACCTCCTCCAGCCTCCCGAGGCCCGGAGACCCCGGAGCTCCTCCGCTGCCGGACGAGGAGATGGTGGAATCCCCCTCCAGCATTGATGTCGCTGCGCCGGGGTGCACCAGCAGCGGAGGCGACCCGAACTTCCAGCCCCTGAGGTCGCGCTCGCTCACCCCAACGTTCCATAGTCACATGTTTTAA
- the LOC118311056 gene encoding CCN family member 1-like — translation MMWRVCVGILCVSLVSASCPKRCRCPLGVVPCAAGVSLTLDGCGCCKVCARQLFEDCSSMQPCDHTKGLECNFGGGFDSAKGVCRAVSDGRTCEYNNKIYQNGEIFRPNCKHQCTCMDGAVGCVSLCPHELSLPKLGCATPRRVKVPGRCCEQLVCPKESKPESSPGKKHRKKGSKDEVSDDDLNSKNELAPVWREESKPLAAFRSHPMGHTVAKGVKCVSQTSAWSPCSKTCGAGVSSRVTNSHTQCKLMKESRACEVRPCNLMTFFKSKKGQKCIPMEKASRPAKLSFAGCRSLKKFQPRYCGSCSDGRCCRPHRTQTMPVRFRCRNGETFSRMVMMIESCKCDLNCSGSRGKKPALHRLFNDVH, via the exons ATGATGTGGAGAGTCTGTGTCGGGATCCTCTGCGTGTCGCTG GTGTCGGCCTCGTGCCCCAAGCGCTGCCGGTGTCCCCTTGGAGTGGTCCCATGTGCAGCGGGAGTCAGTCTCACGCTGGACGGCTGTGGCTGCTGTAAGGTTTGTGCCCGGCAGCTCTTTGAAGACTGCAGCAGCATGCAGCCATGTGACCACACGAAGGGACTGGAGTGCAACTTTGGAGGGGGATTTGATTCTGCTAAGGGCGTCTGTCGAG CTGTATCGGATGGAAGAACGTGTGAGTACAACAACAAGATTTACCAGAACGGCGAAATCTTCCGTCCAAACTGCAAACACCAGTGCACCTGCATGGATGGCGCAGTCGGGTGTGTTTCCCTGTGCCCGCATGAGCTCTCGCTGCCCAAACTGGGCTGCGCCACACCCCGGCGGGTCAAGGTGCCGGGTCGGTGCTGTGAGCAACTCGTCTGCCCCAAGGAATCAAAGCCGGAGAGTTCCCCAGGGAAGAAGCacagaaaaaagggaagcaAAGACGAAGTGTCTGACGACGACCTCAACAGCAAGAATGAGTTGGCCCCTGTGTGGAGAGAGGAATCAAAGCCATTAGCTG CTTTCAGGAGTCACCCAATGGGCCACACGGTTGCCAAAGGAGTCAAGTGTGTGTCTCAAACTTCGGCCTGGTCTCCCTGCTCCAAAACCTGTGGCGCGGGGGTGTCCTCCAGGGTGACCAACAGCCATACTCAATGCAAACTGATGAAAGAGTCTCGGGCCTGTGAAGTCCGCCCGTGCAACCTAATGACCTTCTTCAAATCGAAG AAGGGTCAGAAATGCATTCCCATGGAAAAGGCCAGTCGCCCAGCCAAACTGTCCTTCGCAGGCTGCCGTAGCCTTAAAAAGTTCCAGCCCAGATACTGCGGGTCTTGCTCGGACGGGCGATGCTGCAGGCCTCACCGGACCCAGACGATGCCTGTGCGCTTCCGATGCAGAAATGGAGAAACCTTCAgcaggatggtgatgatgattgaGTCGTGCAAGTGTGACCTCAACTGCTCCggcagcagaggaaagaaacCCGCCCTCCACAGACTTTTTAATGATGTACACTAa